One Dermacentor andersoni chromosome 6, qqDerAnde1_hic_scaffold, whole genome shotgun sequence genomic window carries:
- the LOC140219071 gene encoding uncharacterized protein, translating into MCDPDFRRHRNTDERDASSSPVIEQAMVLKSSLGTGDDLMCNGEQQFLLQTARAWTEGPHERTLVRLLLDGGSQRTFIHRKLSEKLQLKVLREEELKIFAFGETSATTRTRTRRVELWLRSQYDGKGVRVEALEVPCICADIMAAPSNSVLLQLSKFHFQVADASRGDESENIDLLIGADHYWEIVTGSTKRLSSKLMAVETVFGWTVQGQVGTRKSTGVCSSAAGVMRIGVSEQIDKEISAQLKSFWELEHIGIKEHEPIRHEDAVLQHYKETVIFENGRYKVSFPWNSMVYEFGDNYECAARRLKAQTKRLLEGDSLIKEYDACIRDYIEKGYAEPASRDYGTSEGPVYYMPHQAVVRHESQTTKLRVVFDASSSAKNRLSLNNVLDSGRNLNPELIDLLINFRTYNIAIVADIQKAFLQISLSEGDRNAVQFLWYAMTPKKGEELPAVVTYRMTRVPFGVTSSPFLLAATLQHHLEGLPERYAETAGILRKHLYVDDLVTGVDSLDKGRVKSCARNPKIYCLKQGCGYTSGCRTTAISSTS; encoded by the coding sequence ATGTGCGACCCTGACTTTAGGAGACACCGCAACACTGATGAAAGGGATGCATCTTCGTCACCGGTGATTGAGCAAGCCATGGTGTTGAAGTCCTCATTAGGCACGGGAGATGACTTGATGTGCAATGGAGAGCAGCAGTTTCTCCTACAGACAGCGCGAGCTTGGACAGAGGGTCCACATGAACGTACGCTTGTCAGGCTTCTCCTGGACGGTGGCAGCCAGCGAACCTTCATTCATCGCAAGCTATCCGAAAAGCTGCAGTTAAAAGTGCTGAGAGAAGAGGAACTtaaaatatttgcctttggtgaGACATCAGCCACCACACGCACAAGAACGCGTCGAGTGGAGCTGTGGCTCAGAAGCCAGTACGACGGAAAAGGGGTGCGAGTGGAAGCGCTGGAGGTTCCTTGCATCTGTGCAGATATCATGGCTGCTCCATCAAATTCTGTTCTACTTCAACTTTCAAAATTTCACTTCCAAGTCGCAGACGCCTCGCGGGGCGACGAAAGCGAAAATATTGACCTTTTGATTGGCGCTGATCATTACTGGGAAATTGTCACGGGATCCACTAAGCGTCTCAGCTCCAAATTGATGGCAGTGGAGACTGTATTCGGATGGACAGTCCAGGGCCAGGTCGGCACAAGGAAGTCAACAGGAGTCTGCTCCTCGGCTGCTGGCGTGATGCGGATAGGAGTGAGTGAACAAATTGACAAGGAAATATCAGCACAGCTGAAGTCTTTCTGGGAGCTCGAGCACATCGGTATCAAGGAACATGAGCCAATTCGTCATGAGGACGCAGTCCTTCAGCACTATAAAGAAACCGTCATCTTTGAGAATGGCCGCTATAAGGTGTCGTTCCCTTGGAATTCGATGGTTTACGAGTTTGGCGACAACTACGAGTGCGCAGCAAGGCGTCTTAAAGCACAGACAAAGCGCCTCTTGGAAGGAGATTCGTTGATTAAGGAATACGACGCCTGCATAAGAGACTACATAGAAAAGGGCTATGCAGAGCCAGCCAGCAGGGATTACGGCACGTCGGAAGGTCCGGTGTACTATATGCCACATCAAGCAGTTGTTCGTCACGAAAGTCAGACGACAAAACTGAGGGTCGTATTTGATGCATCATCTAGTGCCAAAAATCGCCTCTCACTGAACAATGTTTTGGATAGTGGCCGAAACCTAAACCCAGAGCTCATTGATCTGCTGATCAATTTCCGTACTTACAACATTGCCATCGTTGCGGATATTCAAAAGGCCTTTCTCCAAATATCACTATCAGAGGGCGATCGGAACGCTGTGCAGTTTCTCTGGTACGCTATGACGCCAAAGAAAGGGGAAGAGCTTCCAGCTGTGGTGACCTATCGCATGACTCGCGTGCCGTTCGGTGTCACGTCGAGCCCATTTCTCTTGGCTGCAACGTTGCAACATCATCTTGAAGGCCTGCCGGAACGGTATGCTGAAACTGCAGGTATTCTGCGCAAGCATCTTTACGTGGACGACCTTGTAACTGGGGTTGACAGCCTTGACAAGGGTAGGGTAAAGTCTTGTGCCAGGAATCCAAAGATATATTGTCTCAAGCAGGGATGCGGCTACACAAGTGGATGTCGAACGACCGCGATCTCGTCAACTTCTTAG